Below is a genomic region from Rhinatrema bivittatum chromosome 8, aRhiBiv1.1, whole genome shotgun sequence.
GGATGAAAAGAGTCAAATAGGACTAGGCTCTGCGGTGAAGCTGGATGAAAGAGTTTGCATTTGGTTTTGCTGCAACATGGAGGGGAGTGAGAAACTCAGATTGCTTGTGATCTCGAACCACTTGTCACTGGAGAAGCTTCAGAACAGTAAATCACCTTCAGCCCTAAGAACCAGTGAAAGTGGCTGTTTGACTAAGGAGCTGTTAACAGAGTGGCTTCTGGCCTGGGATGCCCAGCTGGGAAAAGTGCAGAGGAAAGTTGTTCTGGCTCTAGATGCCCACAACTTTGTGCCTAAAGTTAAGCTAAGGAACATCACATCATATATGTTATCACCAGACAGGAATGTGTCATACCAACCTTTCGGATGGGAGATTGTCAGTGAGTTTAGAGCTTTTTATAGGTATTTATTCCTAGAGAAGCTTCTAGAAGGGGTAAATCTTAAAGGCAACAATAAATTACTTCTCTGCAAGTTGGCATCTCAGATGTCCCTCCTAGATGCCAGTGATATCATAAACAAGGCCTGGCAGAAAGTGACGGATAACACTATTAGATATTGTTTCCAGAGATCAGGCTTGTTATGTATTGGAGATAACCCCACCTTACGTTATCTAGTGAAGGTCGAGCCTCCTGAGGATATGACCACTGAAGAGTTCAATGCATTCATAAGGCTGGAAGAGTGTGAACCTATGTCACAGCATCAGTGCTTATTGAATCCCACTTTGCCAGGCACTGGGGTTTGCAGGCGGGTAAAAGAGGAACATGAGACTGTAGAGGAAACCCAGGAATGGTTAGAAGCAAGTGAGGATTCAGGTAGTCAGATCCAAACATCTGCAGTAGGCTGGGTGACAGGTGAAGGATCTCCATGTACTACCCTTTTGGAACAAAGGGAGTACTTTAGAGGTTCATCAGAACTTGCTAACACTGGTAGCCTTGGGCGGgagaaaaataatgaaaggatACCCAACATGGCGGTGAAAGAAGAGAGGGATGGTCAGGGTGAGCCCAGGAAGGTCCAAGAGCTCAGAGAAGCTTGTAACATTATTAGACAGCACTTAGTCACCCATGGGCAAGACATGAATGCTTTCCGAGTTCTGGAACAGCAGCTGGAGGCATGGATAGCCCTACAGAATGACAGCATGAATTCTTGAATGTACATAGTTTAGTTCCAAAAAAGACATTAACCCATAGAGTTCAACTTTCTCAAACTATCCATTGTTGGGTAATTATTTATTTGTGATGACCCGGGGAGGGCAA
It encodes:
- the LOC115097670 gene encoding tigger transposable element-derived protein 3-like — protein: MMEPISELLPSKRKMRRDPTLAEKVRILELLQEPNASQSSVARKIGLSQSTISRVVKKREEIMDRWNHNENPSRKRNRPYKNARVDEALLHWFLFAKANKMPISGSILMKQAEVIAKEIGCLGFKPSNGWLWRWKERYRLFFRGSTERPGLLPQEKRYSNFNPGLGHQSIRVLLHAPQTVRVELPDRAIDRSLQCGETVRGKPSCREETQVPIKSKSTPQQMQSENGLFCHPGLFPGYSSSDIFGAREMILLFRAVPYQDEKSQIGLGSAVKLDERVCIWFCCNMEGSEKLRLLVISNHLSLEKLQNSKSPSALRTSESGCLTKELLTEWLLAWDAQLGKVQRKVVLALDAHNFVPKVKLRNITSYMLSPDRNVSYQPFGWEIVSEFRAFYRYLFLEKLLEGVNLKGNNKLLLCKLASQMSLLDASDIINKAWQKVTDNTIRYCFQRSGLLCIGDNPTLRYLVKVEPPEDMTTEEFNAFIRLEECEPMSQHQCLLNPTLPGTGVCRRVKEEHETVEETQEWLEASEDSGSQIQTSAVGWVTGEGSPCTTLLEQREYFRGSSELANTGSLGREKNNERIPNMAVKEERDGQGEPRKVQELREACNIIRQHLVTHGQDMNAFRVLEQQLEAWIALQNDSMNS